The DNA sequence AATCGTCTACCCTTCGCCATGCAACTGTCGAACAGAGCATTCAAGTTTCGAAACAGAAAAGACAATTGTCGAATCATCTACCCTCCACGAAGGCCAAGCTCGTCCACCCCTCTTAGATACAGATAACCCTTGTCAACCAATCCCTGAGGAGCGTCCCAATCTTGAGGTTAGTGGTGTTTCTTCTAACCCTGATATTGGTGATAGTGTGTATGTTTTGCCTCCTAGGTCCACTCGTGGTAAACCACCTCGtcaatatgaaccaagtttagATGTTAAGTCTAAGTATGCCATAGCTAACTTTGTATCCACCCACCGGTTATCCAAATCCCAGGcttcttttgtgaatcaaatatcctttgtatgtgttcccagtaaagtgcaggatggtCTCAAGGATCTCAAATGGTCTCAAGCTatgaatgaagagatggaggcattggagaagaataatacttgggagttggtgccacctccacaaggaaagagagttgttggatgtagatgggtgtacactatcaaacacaatgcagatggttcagtgaacaagtataaagcaagacttgttgcaaagggatatactcaaacatatggcgcggattatgaggagacctttgctccagtagcaaagattaatactgttcgagtgttgatgtctctagcagctaatctagattggcccttgcaaTAGTTTGATGTGAATAATGCCTTTTTACATGGAGAGCTATCTGAAGAAGTCTATATGGATCTACCACCAGGATATGAGGCAAGCACAGGAGGTAGatttgtgtgtaagttaaatCAGTTTTTGTATGGACTCAAACAATCACcacgagcttggtttggaagatctCTCAAGGTATGCATCGTGTTGGGTACAAGCAAAGCAACTCTGACCATACATTGTTTCTGAAACGATGTGAAGGTAAATtaactgccttgattatttatgttaatgatatgataattactggtGATAATTTAGAGGaggttgaaagattaaaaaatctGCTTGcatcagagtttgagatgaaagatcttggttctcttaaatattttttggggaTTGAGGTCGCCAAGGGGAGTTCAGAAATTTTCTTGTGCCAGAGAAAATATGTGCTTGATTTGTTGACAGAGATAGGAATGCTAGGGTGTAGACCTgatgatactcctattgagcataATCATAAACTGGTTGAGTACCCTAATCAAGCTCTTACAGAGAAGGCTCGCtttcagaggttagttggcagattaatctatctctcacatactcggccagacattgcatatgcagttagtgttgtgagtcaattcatgcataatccaagtgaaactcaTATGAAAGCTGTGATCAGTATTCTgaggtatttaaagtctgcaCCTGGAAAAGGTTTGATGTTTTCAAAGCATAATCATCTAGATATTAGTGGTTTTATAGATGCAAACTGGGCCGGTTGTGTTACGGATAGAAAATCCACTTCtggttacttcacttttgtaggtggtaatcttgttacttggagaagtaagaaacaaaaggttgtggccaggtcaagtgctgaagcagagtatagaggaatggctcatggagtttgtgaattactttggttgagaaatttacttagtgatttgggatttaaacccaaacgagccatggatttgtattgtgataataaggcagcggtggatattgctcacaacccagttcaacatgacagaactaagcatgttgaggttgacagacatttcattaaagagaagctcgatgctaagcttatctcttttccttttgtccaCTCTGAAGAACAGTTAGCTAATGTTCTTACAAAGGCAGTATCGAGTAAGgcatttcatgactcacttgacaagttgggcattcgtgatctgtatgcgccaacttgagggggagtgttggcgtgagtcatacttaccttatttatgtagatattctaTAATATTCCGTGATCTTTAATATTatgtaatatctgtagtattattagGTTTACTACTTATTTTAGGAGCAATACTTGTCTTATTAGGCgcaattgtaatttgtatataattccttcttgtaaggtgaatgtTACATCTAAGCTATtcagtcaaaattatctcttggTTTTCATTATATTTGACTGATTAGATATCAAATCAGGCACAAAATGAGAACAAAATCAATTTTATCACCTTAACATCATTAACAAATGAACGCTTCCATTTAGAAGTTAGCACAAGACTTCATAACAGAGTAAGCATAGCACGGTTACAGTTAGTGAATTGGCCACCTGGTTAAAGGGGTTTTGGTGTTTTGTTCAGGTGATAAAGTCTTGTAGAATAAAGCTACTGGTTCGTGTGCTATATGTTGAAGATAAGGGTAGTGAGGCAggtatgtatatatacatatctatGATTTTGAATCCATAACATGTATTTCCTTTTACTATCAAATTCTTACACGAACAGTTGGGCAAGTCTACCCAACAAAATTTTCACATACAAAACAATTGAAagaatcagaaaagaaaaacaaaacaaacaatcaaATACCAGGATCTCTGCAAAATGCGTTAGAGAACCAAAAAGCAGCCTCAAATAAACTTCTGTTATTATCCTCCTCAGTTTTCGGTatccaaacaaataaaaaaaattattagtacATGAGCTACATCAATTTCTATGGTTTGCTTTGAGTTGCTCAAAAACATAACCATCTTTAGAGAAGAAGAACTTGGTGTCAATTTCTCTCTTGAAACCACCATACTTAATCGGTATCTCCTCAGCTGGAATTTACCTAAAAATATACACAATTTTCGTTCATTTCTCAAATGTCAAGTTTATAATGGAGTCAAAATCAGATCTTTGATGGCTAATAATGAAGGGAAAAGACTTACTTAAGAAAGGTCTCAAGTACCACAACAAACTTGCTTTTGGTTCGTTGAGTCAAGAGCGGAAACCATAGTACCAGAATGGAGCATTGATGAAAATCTACAATGAAAATGATACAAAACCCATCACTTTAGAACCAACATACAAAACACAGGTCTTCTTGCACTCCATCTCTATTATGGAATTGGTGAAGTTAGTGATATGTGAAGCAAGAGTACTTTTCCACAAAATTCATGAATGCTACAATTTCAAAATGCCAGATTACTATATGAAGAATGCACATCAGTAAGTACTGAATGTACTATCATcgttttggaaagaaaagaaaaaaggcttGTTTTTACAGTCTTTTCTATTAAAATAATAGATATGAATTAGGCATAATGGAATTCGAAAAAAATTCATTTAGACATAATTCAGTCTCTTGTATTAGAATTAGACATAACTCAGCCTCTTGTATTAGAAATAGACATAAtggaattaaattttttttaatcatatcgcATTCCACTTAAATCAATATAAAGACCGAGGCTGACAAAAAACAACCATACGCATTTCGTCAATCAATAAAGCAATTTCAAACAGGCATTCTGTAGTTTGAGGGTTGTGTGCCATATGCATCAACTGTTTAATTCATTATCGGCTCAAAGATACACCATATGCATATGCATATGCAAATAACCAAACTCAAAAGGATTTGAATAAAAAATATGAAGAACTAAAATAGTTAAAAACAAAttcaagaataaaaaaaaaacataaaaaataaaaagcaactcACCCAAATAGGCAAAGAAGAGCCAATTGATGCATGCACGGCGAATAACAAAATTGGAGAGATTATTGGCACCAACTAGAAGTGTAGGTGCAGAAAGTATTATTGAACCGCGTTGTCTGATCAAATAAAAGTTTGAGAGCTAATGGAAATAGAAGGAAGCAAGTGTGAAAAGccaaaataaatgaatgaatGGAAGACAATGTGCGTGGCAAAGAAAGCACCCAAACTAATTGCTCAAACTATTGGAGCTGAGATAGAAAAGAAATTGGATTCAAATACTACCCTGCAAATTACTCGTTTGTGACATCAACTAAAAATACAATGCAGAAAACTTATTTGTTGAACAACTCAATCCTGTATTCCACTATTCCATCTCCTTCTCTGCCATGCCGAAAATCTGCACACAAATGTTTAAAAAGCATGAGTTCCAGGACAACAACTCAATAGCAAAAGAGTAAAAATAAACCATCTTGTCGCCTACCAAACACTCAGGAAATACCTTTGTTTCATTAAGATCAAACACTCATCACTGACCAATATTTAGACAATATTTCCCAAAAATCCAATCTTTGGCACACCTGAATTCCTTTTCACATTCAAACATGTACAAAGGAAAAGCAATGAAGAAAAGGGTATGTACCTGTTCCTTATCCAAACCCACTGGAACAGTGGAACGTTGTTAGCAGCCATTGGACTATGAAAAGTGGGTAAAAAGAAAACCTGCTTCAGTTTGGCGGTGAGCTCGATCATACGATTTTGAATCTCCATGAACGCCTATAAAAGATTGATTGTGGTAAATAGCTAGCAAGTAAAGGAATTGGAAAATCGAGAgagtcttcttctttcttcctcttgGTGGGTGCACTTGTTCTATCACTCCTCTCTACCCCTCTCTCACCCTTCTTTTTTTGTGCAGATCAAAGAAGTAGGTTCTCCTTCTCTCTGGAGTAAACACGCAGAGGTATTGGAACCACCCGGGGGTGCAATACGCTGGGAACACATCTGTCTTGGGGACGAGATGGTTTGTTCGTCCTTTTGCTGAATGGGCTTTAGAATAGTTGCATAAACAAATTATGGAAAttttaatgagattttttttgtagttttgaAGAAACTTAAACCCTCTTACTATCACATGATGAAGTTAGAACATTAACagtttataatattatttttttgaaaaaattttAGACCATAACATAGTTTGGAAAAGCTCATTTCCGAGTTGACTAAGGGGGAATGAAAATGTTTCAAGATGCTTTCTCTGGATCTTCCACTGCCAAATAACATTTCTTTTACTTTGTCGTGCTAGCTGTTCAATTATTCTTGTCAAATTTGCATTCTTGTAAGCATAACATCAAACTCCTTGATATGAGTGACATCTGAAGTCACGAACTTAAATCAACTTGACCTTGTTGACGGATTATATGGATTGAGTTAAGTAACTCATTTGAAAATGTTGGGTTGAGTTAATGTTGAGAGACATTTATATATGATCAAGCATCATTTTAAATTTTGGCAAGCTAGGAACAAATCTAAAGACGGCTATACACTTGCCAGCTGATTTCTGAGCACATTCAATCTACAAGTTGTATTGCTACTGACAGCATGCATAACACTGTGAATGATCTTCGAGTTTTGAAGAGTTTTGAAGATCAATGCAAGTCTCGTTGTGCTTCGAAAATTGTTGAGGTTATTTGACATCCTCCACCCTTGGGGTGGATAAAAATTAATTTGGACGGTGAATGGAAGCAAGATTCTGGGTTAGAAGGTTACGGGGACGTCTTTCGTGATTAAAAAGGGAATTATCTTGGTGCTTTTGCAGCTAATCTTGACATTCCAAGCTTAGTCGCCATGGTTAGAAGTAGACTCCTCTATGGATCTTGACTTCATTCACTCTCCTCATTTGGTCCCTTAGAAGTTTCGTATAGAATGGGGTAATTGTTTGCACCAAATCTTTCACATGCATTTCAAATCTTCGCATATATTTCGAGAAGGTAACCAAGTAGCAAATATTTTGGCAAATTATGGTTCTACCTCCTCTGGTTTGATATGGTAGAACTTGGCTCCACCCTTTATCCAAACACAATGTAACAGTGACTGTTTAGGTTTACCAAAGTTTCATTTTCGATAATTGGCTTGTATAGTTTCTTTTTGGTTTCAAAAGTTGGCTTTGTTTCCCCTCCTTTTGTaatcttttttatttcaataaaaTCTGGAAACTAAAGGCTATTTGCCTTTTACTTAATTCTCCAGTTTCAagtcacacacaaaaaaaaaggggagatATTTATTAATTGCGTCAAGTTTGATTTTGCTAGATGACAACCCAAACCCAACAATACATAATCCGTTAACAGCCCCTACATAATCCTGAAAAATTATGCTCAAACCATGGTAGTACTACTTTTGTTAATTCAAAGATACAAGTAGAAAATTTCACAATAAACGTACGCGGCTAAACACACTTGAATGTTGTGTTGCACACTTGCACTCTGATAGTATTGCTCATGACATCGCACATCCAATTCTGAATGCGAAGTTTAACAACTGTATGGAGTAACCTATAATCTGACATACGAATTTTGGGTATGTTCATTGGACATTAGGTACTTAATTATAATTCTCTACAAACTGTGATTATTTTTCCCTGAGTTTTCTGGATTCTTTGGTTTTTTTCGATGACATGGATTCTTTGGTTTAGTAAAGAAAAAAGGTAACGAATCGCGACCCGGTGTCTTACTATGGCTATGGCAGACTTCAAAACAACTTTATTACCCGCACAACACATTGGCCATCTCGTATGAATTCACAGGAGGTAAGTAAGATATTCACACCCGCAATGAGGTTTGAAATCAAAAGTAAAGGAAGAACTTCAAGTCATTCAAACAGAGAAAGACGATGTTAAAAGGAGagataaagagagaaaagagaaaagggaATATTACAATTTTCCACCTGCGTTTTATTCACCACAAAAAAATGCTTTCCCATGCACCCCCGCTTTAGCTCATCAAATCGATCTCCAAACAACCTATCCCCCTCCTCAAACTTGCAGGTGAAAATGGGGGGCAGGAAATAACGTGTAATAAATATTCAACCTTTCAAGGTACtgatataaaaaataaacaaagtgCACCAACAAAAAATATAACTGGGCTTCAACCAGATTGGTCTTGTACAGTTTCGGAGGAAGATGGTGACGGAGGTAAAGTGCCAGTAGCTCGTTCAGGGGATTCTTCTGGAACCTTTGTTTCTGAGTTCTGATATTTTTCGCTCTCTGGTTTTTGGACCACATCAGGAAATTTTGATGATATAGAGGGGGAAGTCTCAAATCCTTGGGGAGCTATCCAGTTTCTGGTATAATTTAGTGGAGACGAATCAAGCAGCATAGGCATACCAAAACTATAGTTACCGGAATGTTCCATAAAGGGGTGATCAAATCTGCAAGTTGGTCCATACTTGCAGATTCCATACATGATGTAGTTTGTACATAAAGGTTGCCCCTGCATATACCCAAAGATCAAAGTAAGCAGCTTGTTCTGAAAGCCAATGATAAAAAAAAGCATTCTCTCATTTGTAAGAACTGAGCTGAACACTGCACATATCATGCACTAGAAATAAAACTTACAGGTCTTGAGGGAAGCCCAAGTGGGTTTGTAGCGGATTCTGCAATCCTTTCTTTTGGGTGATGGTATTTGCATTCTGCTCCATATTTGCATGTTCCAGTGTTCATAAAGTACCGGCACTCAGGCTGGTCAGGCCTCTGGGGGAGATTTGGACTTGATGACAAGTGAACCTGCCCATTGGAAGCTGATTCCCCCTGACTTCTGGAGTTGTACGCAAGATTAGATCCAAGAATGCTAGTCGAAGACACAGGGCTCAAGTTTCcctattgaaaaaataaaagcaaaattaaaacaaagaaaagttcAACGCACCAGAACCACTTCAGTCCTCAGAAAATTCAATAACTGATATAACCAGAGATGTCAAAAGCAAAGGGCTAGTCAACAGAGAAGTCAAAAGCAAAGGCATTCAACTGAACATGTCTTCATGTTAATAATTAAGGACAAATAAACATACAGTATGACATTGCAATTTTCTTTGCAGTTTCAAAATACTAAACTCAATGTTAACATGAGAAGAATATTTCTTCCTAGATATGGATTCAAAATAAGCAAGAAGCAGAGAAGTGGACATGACATCCAGTCAAGTTGTCTAAAAGACCGTGCACTTTCTACTGATTTATGAAAAATGACTAGTTGATTAACACTGAGGACCACAtaaatatttgcagaaaatgaTGCATCGCTTTCAGCTGAGCTACATGAGATATTTTGGAACTGTCCTCACCGCATAAactcaaaggaaaaaaaaaactgaaaagctAAAGCAAATAtaattttctaaagaaaaatgTCAAGCTCTGCACAATCTAGGATACTGCAACTTAAACAGACAAAACAGTGTTCCTAACAAATTCTCGACACTAGTAGGAACATCCAAAAGTAAAGCAAGCTGTTGTTCTATTAAAGAAACAATACACTCACCACATAGGTATTCCAGCCATGGGCAGGTAGAACGCCTTGAGGCGGAGAAAGAACAACTGCAGGCATGTAAGGTTGAGGAGTTGCTAAACGTGGGCCTGCTACATATGGTGCTCTTGGAAATGACCACGCAGAAAGTCCACCTGAGTAAGGTACACCTGAAGAAGGCACAACTGTTGAGCCTGTAGATCCAAAAGCAGGTACGGCAGTTCCAAATGACGGAGGCTGGGGATGATGAAACTTGCATGCAGGTCCAAACTTGCATGATCCAGTTCGCATGTAATATGGACAGGATTTTTCTTcctgagaataaaaacaaaattgttaCAACGAAAAGCACTCTTGAGAATAATCAATTAGCAGTGTAGTGACAAAGTAAAGGCTAGAACCTGATGCATGGGCAGTCCTAATATGTTGAACAAAACTGGTCCAGCTCCACGCCTGTCCCTTGGATGATGGAATTTACAGGTTGATCCATATTTGCAAGTCCCTGTCTTCAGATAATACTGCCACAAATGTTTGGGATAAGCAGTCACAAATGTGCCAACCCAAGCTTGTTCATTCTCCATGTCTCACAGAATTTCAAACAATCATGAAAAGATTTATTGCTTATTAATAGTATCTCACAAGAACAAGCATAGCAGTAGATTCTTCCTACTCTACATATCACTCACTTTCAAGGTATCATTTTGTGGCATTAGTCCCATTACCAAGATCctaaggaggaaaaaaaaaacagaagaaaatgaaggagaTAGATGGGAATGAGGTGCAAGAGCACAAAGTGCACATATTGGCTATCCGGACAGATATATGAAGGAactttagaagaagaaaaattgataTTACATTGTAAGCCCTGTTAAATGACACAAGGAATCACACCCACTTATTGTGAACACATTAAGAAATACAAGccagaaagagaaaaaatgaaaaacagctCATCGCCATTTGAGATGTAGGAAATGACCAACCACAACTGGACTATCATTAGAACAAGCTTGTTAAAGTTGTGATCATTCAATGTGTCTATTCCTTTTTATCCCTTAGAGATTTTATTTCATAGTAATCTGCAGTCTGCACTTCAGTTCTGTGTGATGCATTTTTAAAGATGAATAACAAGGTTATATGTTATCAACAACAGACCAGTTATCTCTGCGTGGATCATCAACTTATTAAAATCTGACTTTATCCGACTTtctattttagatttttttttttcctttctaaaGTCTGTCTATCAAATGAGCACCTGAGGAACATAAATTTGTTATCTTTTATGTGTAGCAAATATTAATAAAAGGAAGGAAACCAGAGAAGGTAAAAAATTTGAGCAACAAAGAAGCTTATCAATTAGAACAATCTCAACCGCATGAAAACCTTACCCCGCAGTCGGGTTGTCCAACTCTTTCAGGGAGTTCTCCACTGTACTGAGCAGCCTGCAGATATAATAATGCAACAGAAGGTTCAGTTAACTATAGTATAATTCACTTGAACCACTGTCTAGTTGAGAGAAAAAGTCAGTGAGACTCCTTCTCACAACACTTCAATCAAATGCAATCAGCATATCAAGGCTAGGCACAACACGTAAATGGTAATTCTCAATCACCTGTGAAGCATATTTAGGGTGATTAAACCGACAGTTACTGCCATAACCACACAACCCAGTCCTCAAATAATATATGCAGTCGGGTTCACCAGGTCGATCAGGGTATAGGTTAGACTGAGCCACAACACCCCCATCTTGATTCTCATTGATTGTCAACCGCCAAAACCCCTCTGCAATAAAtgtccaaattaaattccgaaAATCAGATCTCTCAATTTTTAAAGCCTCAATCAGAATCTGCATTATATAATCCTCGAAAAGCATCAACCCCGAGTATACAAAATTTTAGAGCTTGTAAAACGTAAAATAGTGAACTAGGATTAAAAACAAATCTAACACTAAGAAAGGAAAGTCTCTGAAGGCATGTATCCACCTCCCAAAAAGAACCGAATATCCACAACATAGTAAACACACAAAGCAAAAGTCTTTGAAAACCCAAATGAAAGCGCTACTTGCATCAACATCATAGCTTTTAGcaaccaaatcaaatcaaatcaaatcaaacacaaaaacaaattcCATTCACAAGCCACAATCTGCATTGCACCTACCATCAAACCTAATCAAAACCAGACAATTCAGCAATTCCACGCATTATTACAACGCATTGCTCTCATCATgatcacaaaaaaaaatccacacAACCAAAAAACCGTCGTATCAGATCGTTACACTCCCAAATA is a window from the Rosa chinensis cultivar Old Blush chromosome 2, RchiOBHm-V2, whole genome shotgun sequence genome containing:
- the LOC112188144 gene encoding zinc finger CCCH domain-containing protein 12, whose amino-acid sequence is MPDTRQALKHAVPNQSDGTVEEGFWRLTINENQDGGVVAQSNLYPDRPGEPDCIYYLRTGLCGYGSNCRFNHPKYASQAAQYSGELPERVGQPDCGYYLKTGTCKYGSTCKFHHPRDRRGAGPVLFNILGLPMHQEEKSCPYYMRTGSCKFGPACKFHHPQPPSFGTAVPAFGSTGSTVVPSSGVPYSGGLSAWSFPRAPYVAGPRLATPQPYMPAVVLSPPQGVLPAHGWNTYVGNLSPVSSTSILGSNLAYNSRSQGESASNGQVHLSSSPNLPQRPDQPECRYFMNTGTCKYGAECKYHHPKERIAESATNPLGLPSRPGQPLCTNYIMYGICKYGPTCRFDHPFMEHSGNYSFGMPMLLDSSPLNYTRNWIAPQGFETSPSISSKFPDVVQKPESEKYQNSETKVPEESPERATGTLPPSPSSSETVQDQSG